The nucleotide sequence ATCCCTATGAGTTTGAACTCTACTTTGACTGCTAACGCGAGTTGATTTGAGTTAATCTTCTCAGAGCTTTACCCAGGCCCCGAAGTGAATCAGTTTCCTGCTGTGGTACTCACACAGAGACTATTGCTTCAAAGGTCTTGATTAAAACTCTGCCTCATTAACTAAAACATCGAAAAACAATTTTAGAAGGTGTCCAGGGGGATGCCTTTTTTATTGATGGAATGGGTTGCCCCGACTATAGGCCTGGTAGGTGAGACGGGAAATTTGCCGAATTAGCTCTGTGCCTTGGGGGTCATTATAGGGACGTTTAACCATAATCCCTGCCACATATTGTTGACCATTGGGCATTTCAATTAGGCCAGCATCCCCGACAAACGTGCCAATATCCCCCGTTTTGTGGGCAATTTTTGCACCAGGCCCTAGGCCCTGTGGGAGGAGCGTATTCGTCACCGTTGTCCGCATAATTCCCAGGAGTTTTTCACGACTCGTTTGTGAGACTAAATCCCCTTGGGCAATCCGGGCCATGAGAATCGCTAAGTCTTTGGGACTAGTGGTGTTTGTGCCTTCCATATCGGGTAAAGGGTTACGAATTACCGTATGCTCCAGGCCCCATTGGACAAATTGATCATTCAAGATCGTGGCTCCACCGAGGCGATCGATCAACATATTGGTGGCTGTGTTATCGCTGATAGAAATCATCAATTCGGCGGTTTCGAGAGTGGAAAATTTTGTCCCCGGCTTTTGATATTGCATGGTTCCTGCTTCCCCAGCAATTAAATCCGGCCGCATGGTTAAGGGTTCTGCGAGGGTAATTTCACCGCGATCGAGGGCCTGGAAGAGGGCGACCAAGACCGGGATTTTAATCGTACTGGCCGCCGCAACAATCTGAGTTCCATCAACATTGACACTATTCCCCGTGGTTAAGTTCAAGAAATAGGCCCCACCTTGAAGTTGTTTCTTAGCGGCAAACCATTGCTGAATGGTTTTCTCCACCTGAGTCAGGGGTTTTTCGGGGGGCAATGGAGATAATTCAGGAGCATTTAACTGAGCCAGAGCCGCAGGAGTGGTGTCTGGTTGGGCTTTGAGTTCTGGTTTTAGGACCGAGAGTCCAGTCCCAGTCATGGCAGTCAAGGCAGTGGCCACAATCCCCAGTTTGAGGGTGAGGCTCCAGAGTGTTGGTGGTTTACGGGGCGAGCCGGTTGAGAGTGGGGCCTCGGTGAGTCCAGTCGGAAAACTAACAATGTTGCTTTTGGGCCGAGATTTTATCTTGTTTTGGGGGGGGCGGGTAGATTTGGGGCGCGCTTGGGTCGTTGCAGCAGATAGGGGGGGACGGGGAGAAGCAGGGGATTGACGGACTTTGGCCGGTTGGGAACGACGATTTTGGCGAGGGGACGGTTTGGCCATGTAGTGTTACCTTGACTCTCCACACAAGAAATGAACTTTAAGGGTCTTAACGTTGGCTTGGCAGGTGCTCAATGGCCCAGAAAACTTGTCGCAACATCCCCCGCAAGAGGGCAATTTCTGCTGCCGTGGGTTGGCTCCGGTTGACCAGGCCCCGTAATTTTGCCATCCGACTATCAGCAGTATGGGGATAAAGATAACCGATTTTCAGCAGGAGTGATTGCCAATGACCATAAAATCCCTCTAAGTCCTCAAAGGAAGCCGTTGAAGGTGATTGGCTCGACTGCTCACCTCCGAGTGCCGACTGGTCTGCCTGAGCTTGCCATAGCTCATAACAACATACGCCCACAGCCTGGGCCAGATTCAAGGATGGGTAGGTTGAATCCGTGGGAATTTGAATTAGACATTGAGCCAGCATCAATTCTTGATTGGTTAGCCCATGATCTTCGCGCCCAAAAATAATTGCAGCTGAGTGATTGAGGAGAGCGGGCAAGGTTTGGCGGGGGGGGGCTAGGGGAATGTTGGTATCCATATCTCGCCCGACCGTAGCCATAATTCGGGAACAGCCCATCAGTGCAGTGGCTAAATCCGGGACAACTTCGGCAGTCTCTAAAATTTCAACCGCATGAACCGCCATTAAGCGGGCCTGTTCTCCAAGCGGATCACATTCGGGATTGACTAAAACCAACTGCCCCAGGCCCATGTTTTTCATTACCCGAGCCACAGACCCCACATTCAAGGCCCCAGCCGGTTCGACCAAGACAATCTTAATTTGACCTAAAGGAGACATGAAATCTCTTAAGAGGGGGTGACTTGAAAGGCATTCAGGGCCGTTCGGAGTTGACCATGATGGTGATCTAACAGGGCCTGGGCTGCCTCTGGAGCGAGGTTTGTCCAATGCATTAACAAGGCTAATTTAACCCGTTGCCCGCTTTTACTCAGGAGATCAGCCGCTGGTTCCCGTTCTAACCCCGTCAAGTCGGCAATAATCCGCACCGCCCGATCAAACAGTTTGCTGTTAGTTACGGAGACATCCACCATCCGATTGCCATAGACCTTCCCTAACTGCACCATCACCCCCGTGGAGATCATATTCAGGGCTATCTTGGTGACAGTTCCAGCCTTGAGACGCGTCGACCCCGTCAGTAATTCCGGCCCAACTAACAGGCGAATATCAATTTGGGCATTCGTGGGGACTTGTTGACTGGGAACACAAGCCAAGAAAATCGTTAAGGCCCTTTGCTCGTTAGCGGCTGTAATGGCCCCTTGGACATAGGGGGTTGTCCCGCCCGCTGTAATGCCAACGACCACATCTAAGGGGCCAATCTGATGCTCGATCATCGCCGCCGCGCCATCCCTAGCCCGGTCTTCCAAGGCTTCCGAACTTTTGACTAGAGCCGCCCGGCCACCCGCCAAAATTCCCTGCACCATCTCCGGTGGACTACAAAAGGTTGGGGGACATTCCGCCGCATCTAACACGCCCAAGCGACCACTGGTACCGGCCCCAATATAAAACAGTCGCCCCCCTTGCCGTAAACGATCAGCCGTTTCAGTGATGGCCTGGGCAATGACTTCTCTCGCATTGGCAATAGCCGCTAAAACCTTTTGATCTTCTTGATTAAAGAGGTCAACGAACTCTAGGGGAGTCAACTGATCTAAATTTTGACTAGCGGGGTTGGCCTGTTCAGTCAATAAATGTCCGCGGGTGGGAATCTGGTTAAGCTCTAGGTTGAGATTTGAAGTCACTTTGGGGCAATCTCCGCCAATTCAATCACCTGGCCAGCATAATCTTTGACTAGAAAATTTAAGGGTTCTTCCCGCCGGAGTTTATAGCGAATGTGGTAAGTCTGTACCCGCTTGAGGAGTTGTTTGAGACATTCCCGATCAAAACAAACATGGCGCTGCCGATTTTTTTCGCCATAGTTGGCCCCACTAATGATATGAAGTTGGGTATTTTTCTTTAACTGATACCACAGGCCATCATTGGGGCGGGCAGGTTGATTTTGGTTGTAGCTAATGGCAGAGGGGACATAGAGAGGATCGAGAGAGGCCACCCCTAGGGTTTGCTCATAGTTGTAGTAATAATGAAGGGGGACATCGGCGACGGATAGGCGTAACTCGTCCTCATAAAATTTCCGGGCCTGTTCTAAATCCGAGACCATCAGGGTATAAACCTTGGGAGCACTGGAAAGAAAGACCCACATGGCCCCGCCATAGAGGGTCAACAGTAGAATCATCACCCCCTGAGTGGAAAAAATTCCATCCCAAGCAGCATCTAACCAGGCCAAGTGAGGAATAAAACTAGGAATCATCATGCCCGCGGGACAGTTTTCAAACCCGTTATTCTGAATAAGTTAGCATTATTTCCCATTGTAACGACCCTTGCCCCTGACCCGCATTCTTGGTTTAGACCCCGGCCTGGCTACCATCGGCTATGGCTGTATTCAATGGGACGATTCGGCAGAACTCCGCATGATTGACTTTGGGGTGATTCAAACGCCCGCCAAGACCGAGCTGGGTAGCCGTCTTGAAATTATTTACTCCGACTTAACCACCCTCATTCGCCAAACCCAGCCAACCTTAATTTCCATCGAAAAATTATTCTTCTATAAAATGGGAAACACGATCCAAGTCGCCCAGGCCCGCGGTGTGAT is from Synechococcus sp. PCC 6312 and encodes:
- the ruvC gene encoding crossover junction endodeoxyribonuclease RuvC, whose product is MPLTRILGLDPGLATIGYGCIQWDDSAELRMIDFGVIQTPAKTELGSRLEIIYSDLTTLIRQTQPTLISIEKLFFYKMGNTIQVAQARGVILLAITQAEVPIVEFSPPQVKQALTGYGRATKQDVQAAVQRELNLEKLPRPDDAADALALALAAGMQL
- a CDS encoding serine hydrolase is translated as MAKPSPRQNRRSQPAKVRQSPASPRPPLSAATTQARPKSTRPPQNKIKSRPKSNIVSFPTGLTEAPLSTGSPRKPPTLWSLTLKLGIVATALTAMTGTGLSVLKPELKAQPDTTPAALAQLNAPELSPLPPEKPLTQVEKTIQQWFAAKKQLQGGAYFLNLTTGNSVNVDGTQIVAAASTIKIPVLVALFQALDRGEITLAEPLTMRPDLIAGEAGTMQYQKPGTKFSTLETAELMISISDNTATNMLIDRLGGATILNDQFVQWGLEHTVIRNPLPDMEGTNTTSPKDLAILMARIAQGDLVSQTSREKLLGIMRTTVTNTLLPQGLGPGAKIAHKTGDIGTFVGDAGLIEMPNGQQYVAGIMVKRPYNDPQGTELIRQISRLTYQAYSRGNPFHQ
- the murQ gene encoding N-acetylmuramic acid 6-phosphate etherase, whose translation is MPTRGHLLTEQANPASQNLDQLTPLEFVDLFNQEDQKVLAAIANAREVIAQAITETADRLRQGGRLFYIGAGTSGRLGVLDAAECPPTFCSPPEMVQGILAGGRAALVKSSEALEDRARDGAAAMIEHQIGPLDVVVGITAGGTTPYVQGAITAANEQRALTIFLACVPSQQVPTNAQIDIRLLVGPELLTGSTRLKAGTVTKIALNMISTGVMVQLGKVYGNRMVDVSVTNSKLFDRAVRIIADLTGLEREPAADLLSKSGQRVKLALLMHWTNLAPEAAQALLDHHHGQLRTALNAFQVTPS
- a CDS encoding RNA methyltransferase — its product is MSPLGQIKIVLVEPAGALNVGSVARVMKNMGLGQLVLVNPECDPLGEQARLMAVHAVEILETAEVVPDLATALMGCSRIMATVGRDMDTNIPLAPPRQTLPALLNHSAAIIFGREDHGLTNQELMLAQCLIQIPTDSTYPSLNLAQAVGVCCYELWQAQADQSALGGEQSSQSPSTASFEDLEGFYGHWQSLLLKIGYLYPHTADSRMAKLRGLVNRSQPTAAEIALLRGMLRQVFWAIEHLPSQR